In a single window of the Aminomonas paucivorans DSM 12260 genome:
- a CDS encoding aldehyde ferredoxin oxidoreductase family protein produces MQKMKLLAEWSYVPKPITRGYTKEVCVVDLGNRDGKYQFTPKSLSDEFVDRFTGGRGFGLGLLWDSVNEHTKWNDPENEVVISGGPLCGVTQYPGAGKCYSVFLSPATEQTYSSNAGGYFGPLIKFSGFDSFELRGIADRSVVIYVDGDEGKLQVFESPFDEDANSYTITEELHDYFSEGDPDREQGKRAISVVSTGQAAKHSFICGMNMSFYDLRRKVARLKQAGRGGGGTVLRNKGVHAIVVKRRKVTGLENDPADLATLQKVGAKLHKEIHDYDDVQCKMRKVGTAHLNEIMNDYELLPVNNYKFGHHKDIANIHSDVYTSLFTQGLPDGCWYGCSLACAKAADNFELQTGPWKGRKVTVDGPEYETAGSMGSCIGVFDAKWTIEGNFYADHYGFDTISIGTALAFVCECYELGLITKEHTGGLDLSFGKKDELMTLIHRMAEGKDDFAVAVGLGIRKMKEIFAERYGADPKTMENIGMEGQGLETSQYRCQESIAQWGGYFLTLKGPQHDEAWLIFMDMVNKQLPTFEDKAEALYYFPNFRLWFSLVGLCKLPWNDIEPADNHVKYRGIEAAKVPEHVQNYVDIFNAVTGKNISKEDIITQSEKVYNFERIFNLRMGKGTRAWHNIPARGLGPVFADEYEARPDYFDGKLREAGIAPEGLTVEQKVEKLQEYRRGQWEVLVDAVYKRRGWNRNGIPTLETVKRLGIDTPEVVELLKKHLKPEDDWKD; encoded by the coding sequence ATGCAAAAAATGAAGCTTCTCGCCGAGTGGTCCTATGTCCCGAAGCCCATCACCCGGGGCTATACCAAGGAAGTCTGCGTCGTGGACCTGGGCAACCGGGATGGCAAGTACCAGTTCACCCCGAAGAGCCTTTCCGATGAGTTTGTGGATCGGTTTACCGGTGGGCGTGGGTTTGGCCTGGGGTTGCTCTGGGATTCGGTGAACGAACACACGAAATGGAATGACCCGGAGAACGAGGTGGTCATCTCCGGAGGGCCTCTCTGCGGCGTGACTCAGTACCCCGGGGCAGGCAAGTGCTACTCCGTGTTCCTCTCTCCCGCCACGGAGCAGACCTACAGCAGCAATGCGGGTGGTTACTTTGGTCCCCTCATCAAGTTCTCCGGTTTTGATTCCTTCGAGCTGCGAGGCATCGCGGACCGCAGCGTGGTGATCTATGTGGATGGGGACGAGGGAAAGCTCCAGGTATTCGAGTCCCCCTTCGACGAGGATGCCAATTCCTATACCATTACCGAGGAGCTGCACGACTACTTCTCCGAAGGCGATCCGGATCGGGAGCAGGGCAAACGGGCGATCTCCGTGGTCTCCACGGGACAGGCAGCGAAACACAGCTTCATCTGCGGCATGAACATGAGTTTCTATGATCTCCGCCGCAAGGTGGCCCGCCTGAAGCAGGCAGGGCGCGGCGGCGGCGGGACGGTGCTGCGCAACAAGGGAGTCCACGCCATCGTGGTAAAAAGGCGCAAGGTCACGGGATTGGAGAACGATCCGGCGGACCTGGCTACTCTCCAAAAGGTGGGGGCCAAGCTGCACAAGGAAATCCACGACTACGACGACGTGCAGTGCAAGATGCGCAAGGTAGGCACCGCGCATCTCAACGAGATCATGAACGATTACGAGCTGTTGCCGGTGAACAACTACAAGTTCGGTCACCACAAGGATATCGCCAACATCCATTCGGACGTCTATACCAGCCTGTTCACCCAGGGACTTCCCGATGGGTGCTGGTACGGGTGCTCCTTGGCCTGCGCCAAGGCGGCGGACAACTTTGAGCTGCAGACCGGCCCCTGGAAGGGCCGGAAGGTCACCGTGGACGGGCCGGAGTACGAGACGGCGGGCTCCATGGGATCCTGCATCGGGGTCTTCGACGCCAAGTGGACCATTGAGGGGAACTTCTACGCGGACCACTACGGCTTCGACACCATCTCCATTGGCACCGCCCTGGCCTTTGTGTGCGAGTGCTACGAGCTGGGTCTGATCACCAAGGAGCACACCGGGGGGCTGGATCTCTCCTTCGGCAAGAAGGACGAGCTGATGACCCTGATCCATCGCATGGCGGAGGGGAAGGACGACTTCGCCGTGGCGGTGGGACTGGGCATCCGCAAGATGAAGGAGATCTTCGCGGAGCGCTACGGCGCGGATCCCAAGACCATGGAGAACATCGGTATGGAGGGACAGGGACTGGAGACTTCCCAGTACCGCTGCCAGGAGTCCATTGCCCAGTGGGGCGGGTATTTCCTTACCCTAAAGGGACCGCAGCACGACGAGGCGTGGCTCATCTTCATGGATATGGTGAACAAGCAGCTGCCCACCTTTGAGGATAAGGCGGAAGCTCTCTACTACTTCCCCAATTTCCGTCTTTGGTTCTCCCTGGTGGGTCTCTGCAAGCTGCCCTGGAACGACATCGAGCCCGCGGACAACCACGTGAAGTACAGGGGGATCGAAGCAGCGAAGGTGCCGGAACACGTACAGAACTACGTGGACATCTTCAACGCCGTGACGGGCAAGAACATCTCCAAGGAAGACATCATCACCCAGTCCGAGAAGGTCTACAACTTCGAGCGGATCTTCAACCTCCGCATGGGCAAGGGGACCCGGGCCTGGCACAACATCCCCGCGCGGGGGCTGGGCCCCGTGTTCGCGGACGAGTACGAAGCCCGGCCGGACTACTTCGACGGGAAGCTCCGGGAGGCGGGAATCGCTCCCGAAGGGCTCACGGTGGAGCAGAAGGTGGAGAAGCTCCAGGAGTACCGTCGAGGGCAGTGGGAAGTTCTGGTGGACGCGGTGTACAAACGTCGGGGGTGGAACCGCAACGGCATCCCCACCCTGGAAACGGTCAAACGGCTGGGTATCGACACCCCCGAGGTGGTGGAGCTTCTCAAGAAGCACCTGAAGCCCGAGGACGACTGGAAGGACTAG
- a CDS encoding 4Fe-4S binding protein, with the protein MKLLKTYADRCVRCGACMTACSKAYFKEDEPELSRIRIGDVGSMAQMNVCNQCGACIEVCPTQALERDKNGVVQLRKEKCTSCMMCVGYCPTASMFFNADKQSQPFKCIACGICAKTCPVGALEILGQ; encoded by the coding sequence GTGAAGCTCCTGAAGACCTATGCGGATAGGTGTGTGCGCTGCGGGGCTTGTATGACCGCATGCTCGAAGGCGTACTTCAAAGAAGATGAACCGGAGTTGTCTCGCATTCGGATCGGCGATGTGGGTAGCATGGCGCAGATGAACGTATGCAACCAGTGTGGCGCCTGCATCGAAGTCTGCCCCACCCAGGCCCTGGAGAGGGACAAGAACGGGGTTGTACAGCTCCGCAAGGAGAAGTGCACCTCCTGCATGATGTGCGTCGGGTACTGCCCCACTGCCAGCATGTTTTTCAATGCGGATAAGCAGTCTCAGCCCTTCAAGTGCATCGCCTGCGGCATTTGCGCGAAGACGTGTCCGGTGGGTGCCCTGGAGATTCTGGGACAGTAG
- a CDS encoding MBL fold metallo-hydrolase — MHQMRASGGLWFSYGGFRGVVDPGPGCLVHLCSAVPELNPTALDGVLLSHRHIDHCTDMNVLVEAMMEGGFVQRGTVALPEDALRGEEPVLLQYLARKVENLHTWRDGTRLSLGDRAEVEAVGLLHHGVQCYGMVFRGEGLPPWGIISDTRPFAALAERFSCCDILVLNVTLQRELPGLDHFAIPDVERLLQEMAPRVLLLTHLGRGILSRDPETLASSLGSGRTDVVAARDGLVVDLQAGTLHPGGSFAPAWGSHTERFLKETTVSISPEPSSKEVLPS, encoded by the coding sequence ATGCACCAGATGCGTGCCTCTGGGGGGCTCTGGTTTTCCTACGGGGGGTTCCGGGGGGTGGTGGATCCTGGCCCGGGATGTCTGGTGCACCTCTGTAGCGCTGTCCCGGAGCTGAACCCTACGGCTTTGGATGGCGTCCTTCTGAGCCATCGCCACATCGACCACTGCACGGACATGAACGTCCTCGTGGAGGCCATGATGGAGGGAGGATTCGTTCAGCGAGGCACGGTGGCGCTCCCGGAGGATGCTCTTCGGGGAGAGGAACCGGTTCTCCTGCAGTACCTGGCCCGCAAGGTAGAGAACCTGCATACGTGGCGGGACGGTACGAGGCTGTCCTTGGGGGACCGGGCGGAAGTGGAGGCGGTGGGGCTTCTCCATCACGGAGTCCAGTGTTATGGCATGGTGTTCCGAGGGGAGGGGCTGCCCCCCTGGGGAATCATCAGCGATACGCGCCCCTTTGCCGCCCTGGCGGAACGATTTTCCTGCTGCGACATCCTGGTTTTGAACGTGACGTTGCAGAGAGAGCTGCCTGGATTGGACCATTTCGCCATTCCCGACGTGGAGCGCCTGCTTCAGGAAATGGCCCCGCGGGTTTTGTTGCTCACCCACCTTGGTCGTGGCATCCTTAGCAGAGATCCCGAGACTCTCGCATCCTCGCTGGGGTCCGGGAGGACGGATGTGGTGGCCGCCAGGGACGGACTGGTGGTGGATCTCCAGGCTGGAACCCTTCACCCGGGGGGTAGTTTCGCCCCGGCCTGGGGAAGCCACACCGAGAGGTTTTTGAAAGAAACCACCGTATCGATATCACCAGAGCCCTCATCCAAGGAGGTCCTGCCATCATGA
- the thiS gene encoding sulfur carrier protein ThiS: MSGEPTITVNGDPLPWREGMTIRDVLKAKNYTFRMLAVWVDDRPVERDRFDAAQVAEGAKVQVLHMISGG, from the coding sequence ATGAGTGGGGAGCCCACCATCACCGTCAACGGGGATCCTCTTCCCTGGAGGGAGGGCATGACGATCCGGGACGTGCTGAAAGCGAAGAACTACACCTTCCGGATGTTGGCGGTGTGGGTCGACGACCGACCGGTGGAGCGGGATCGTTTTGACGCCGCCCAGGTCGCCGAGGGGGCCAAGGTGCAGGTGCTCCACATGATCAGCGGGGGTTAG
- the smpB gene encoding SsrA-binding protein SmpB, with translation MSENGDRTVAQNKKARFDYFILESMEVGVVLTGTEIKSVRAGQVNLKEGYSAVKDGELWLFGVHIAPYEKGSYYNPDPVRPRKLLATKGQILRLSQKVKEKGLTLVPLKMYLKENRWAKVELGLAKGKQAHDKRDSVAERDAEREISRALRRRQEDD, from the coding sequence ATGAGCGAAAACGGCGACCGCACGGTGGCACAAAACAAGAAGGCCCGTTTCGACTACTTCATCCTTGAATCCATGGAGGTAGGAGTGGTCCTTACCGGAACAGAGATCAAATCGGTCCGCGCGGGACAGGTGAACCTGAAGGAGGGGTACAGCGCCGTCAAGGACGGGGAGCTTTGGCTTTTCGGAGTCCACATCGCCCCCTACGAAAAGGGCAGCTACTACAACCCCGACCCGGTTCGTCCGCGCAAGCTTCTGGCGACCAAAGGACAGATCCTCCGGTTGTCCCAGAAGGTCAAGGAAAAGGGATTGACGCTGGTTCCCCTGAAAATGTACTTGAAAGAGAACCGATGGGCCAAGGTGGAACTGGGCTTGGCCAAGGGCAAGCAGGCCCACGACAAGCGGGATTCCGTGGCGGAACGGGACGCGGAACGGGAAATTTCCCGGGCGTTGCGACGTCGCCAGGAAGACGACTGA
- a CDS encoding lysylphosphatidylglycerol synthase transmembrane domain-containing protein, which yields MTVRKGFTLFLVFAFTMSLLVLGFSMDKQTFALVLEAHRGKLLFACSLVLLMWTLDAFKFIFLTKAAGEKLSFRLSMLLVWLNYFGCAITPMQSGGGPFQIYLLYKNGISVGKGFAITLVRTLLTLFVLGLAFPVALLLQPDLLQGHHYLKGFITYVLVLLMAIWGLVTLSLVRPDWIKRWARVGTLWLKRLGVVKPGKVLRIVRHIGREIDVYNDNIRLFCTSGRKDLFYATLLAILQVVAQLSVLPCLIWAMGLPVEYLKALLLQALFLFLLYFVPTPGGSGAAEGGAAAVFRLLVPWNMAGLMAISWRFLTEYTGILLGTWVALRYLGWNLAEQLMQEKGQEDTVEGE from the coding sequence GTGACGGTACGAAAAGGATTCACTCTTTTTCTTGTTTTCGCGTTTACCATGAGCCTCCTGGTTTTGGGGTTCAGCATGGACAAGCAGACCTTCGCGCTTGTCCTGGAGGCCCATAGGGGAAAGCTCCTTTTCGCCTGCAGCCTGGTCCTTTTGATGTGGACACTGGATGCCTTCAAGTTCATCTTCCTTACAAAGGCGGCAGGAGAAAAGCTCTCTTTCCGCCTCTCGATGCTTTTGGTCTGGCTGAACTACTTCGGCTGCGCTATCACTCCCATGCAAAGCGGTGGAGGCCCTTTCCAGATCTACCTCCTTTACAAGAACGGCATCTCCGTAGGCAAGGGTTTTGCCATCACCTTGGTACGAACGCTCCTCACCCTCTTCGTCCTGGGCCTCGCCTTCCCCGTTGCGCTGCTTCTCCAGCCAGACCTGCTTCAGGGACACCATTATCTCAAGGGATTCATCACCTATGTTCTGGTCCTCCTCATGGCAATCTGGGGCTTGGTCACGCTGAGCCTCGTTCGTCCAGACTGGATCAAACGCTGGGCCCGCGTCGGGACCCTTTGGCTGAAGCGATTGGGTGTGGTCAAGCCGGGAAAGGTCCTGCGCATCGTCCGGCACATCGGCCGAGAGATCGACGTCTACAACGACAACATCCGGCTGTTCTGCACCTCCGGACGCAAAGATCTCTTCTACGCCACCCTTCTGGCGATCCTTCAGGTGGTGGCGCAGCTGTCGGTGCTCCCCTGCCTCATTTGGGCCATGGGGCTTCCCGTGGAGTACCTCAAAGCGTTGCTCCTCCAGGCGCTGTTTCTCTTCCTGCTCTACTTTGTCCCCACCCCCGGAGGGAGCGGCGCGGCAGAAGGTGGGGCCGCCGCGGTCTTTCGACTCCTGGTTCCCTGGAATATGGCGGGCCTGATGGCCATTTCCTGGAGGTTCCTCACGGAGTACACGGGCATCCTCCTGGGGACCTGGGTCGCCCTGCGCTACCTGGGGTGGAATCTGGCGGAGCAGCTGATGCAGGAAAAGGGACAGGAAGACACCGTGGAAGGGGAATAA
- a CDS encoding response regulator → MNTIRVVLADDHRLFRDGLKRLLEMEADIEVVGEAKDGYEAVAVVKQLQPHVLLFDVNMPRMDGVQVVKELHETCRNIKYVAITAFDDEDHLAALSSVGIDGYVLKASGLVELLSAVRSVTRGENYVDPKVAGKLLTSFHRRREERDLLVDLTPREREVLYWLSQGFSNAEIALKMVLSEKTVKNHVSHVLRKLELNDRTQAAVLAWKMGLAQRSADSICGGDVAP, encoded by the coding sequence ATGAACACGATTCGCGTGGTGCTGGCGGACGATCACCGGTTGTTTCGGGACGGACTCAAGCGGCTTTTGGAGATGGAAGCGGACATCGAGGTGGTGGGAGAGGCCAAGGACGGCTACGAGGCGGTGGCGGTGGTGAAGCAGCTGCAGCCGCATGTCCTCCTCTTCGACGTGAACATGCCGCGCATGGATGGCGTCCAGGTGGTCAAAGAACTGCACGAAACCTGCCGGAACATCAAGTACGTCGCCATCACCGCCTTTGACGACGAGGACCATCTGGCGGCCCTCTCCTCCGTAGGCATCGACGGGTACGTCCTCAAGGCTTCGGGGCTCGTGGAGCTGCTTTCTGCGGTGCGCTCCGTCACCCGGGGGGAGAACTACGTGGACCCCAAGGTGGCGGGAAAGCTGCTCACCTCCTTCCATCGCCGGAGAGAGGAACGGGACCTGCTGGTGGACCTGACCCCTCGGGAACGGGAGGTCCTCTACTGGCTCTCCCAGGGCTTCAGCAACGCGGAGATTGCCCTCAAGATGGTCCTTTCCGAGAAGACCGTGAAGAACCACGTGAGCCACGTGCTGCGGAAGCTGGAACTCAACGACCGGACCCAGGCGGCGGTGCTGGCCTGGAAGATGGGGCTTGCCCAGCGCTCCGCGGATTCCATCTGCGGAGGGGACGTCGCCCCCTGA
- a CDS encoding ABC transporter substrate-binding protein has protein sequence MLRKGLLLVAVLALGLLFAGSAFAAGEIKVGYLTALTGDYAGYGQTELKSAQLAVEEINKKGGVLGKKIVLVPYDWRTRAEDAVNAVRRMIAQDKVVAIIGANASGANIATAPIVNKAGVPQIGTVSTNPLVTVDEKGKVRPFSFRICFTDPYQGKLLANLAVKKLNKKKGAMLYDVASDYSQGLRQFCMEDFAKLGGKMVADEAYKGGQDSDFRAQLTNIRNSGADVLFLPGMGKEMALIIKQARELGMKDLVIMGGDGYADFMYEIAGPALVGTYWVNHTSLEDPGMQPFFKAYKTKYKDECKEFVNGVLAYDSVYWLVDAIKRAGKADSAAIAKALESTKEVKLHHAMLSVDPKDHNPMNKTGVVLVIKDDGKAHFFTRIQPK, from the coding sequence GTGTTGAGGAAAGGGTTGTTGCTCGTTGCGGTGCTGGCCTTGGGGCTTCTCTTTGCGGGAAGTGCCTTTGCGGCCGGGGAGATCAAGGTGGGTTACCTGACTGCCTTGACGGGGGACTACGCAGGCTACGGTCAGACGGAATTGAAGTCGGCGCAGCTTGCGGTTGAGGAAATCAATAAGAAGGGCGGCGTTCTGGGCAAGAAAATCGTCCTGGTTCCCTACGACTGGCGGACCCGGGCGGAGGACGCGGTGAACGCGGTCCGCCGCATGATCGCCCAGGACAAAGTGGTGGCCATCATCGGGGCCAACGCATCCGGAGCCAACATCGCCACCGCTCCCATCGTCAACAAGGCCGGGGTGCCTCAGATCGGCACCGTTTCCACCAACCCTCTGGTGACGGTGGATGAAAAGGGCAAGGTGCGCCCCTTCTCCTTCCGCATCTGCTTCACCGATCCCTACCAGGGCAAGCTTCTCGCCAACCTGGCCGTCAAGAAGCTGAACAAGAAGAAGGGCGCCATGCTCTACGACGTGGCTTCCGACTATTCCCAGGGACTCCGGCAGTTCTGCATGGAGGACTTCGCGAAGCTCGGCGGCAAGATGGTGGCCGACGAAGCCTACAAGGGCGGCCAGGACAGCGACTTTAGGGCACAACTCACCAACATCCGGAACTCCGGAGCCGACGTCCTCTTCCTGCCCGGCATGGGCAAGGAGATGGCCCTCATCATCAAGCAGGCACGTGAACTGGGCATGAAGGACCTGGTGATCATGGGTGGCGACGGCTACGCCGACTTCATGTACGAGATCGCTGGCCCCGCCCTCGTGGGGACCTACTGGGTCAACCACACCTCCCTGGAGGACCCGGGGATGCAGCCCTTCTTCAAGGCCTACAAGACAAAGTACAAGGACGAGTGCAAGGAGTTCGTGAACGGCGTTTTGGCCTATGACTCCGTCTATTGGCTGGTGGACGCCATCAAGCGGGCCGGGAAAGCCGACAGTGCCGCCATCGCCAAGGCTCTTGAGAGCACCAAGGAAGTGAAACTCCACCACGCCATGCTGTCCGTGGACCCCAAGGACCACAATCCCATGAACAAGACCGGCGTCGTCCTGGTCATCAAGGATGACGGAAAGGCCCACTTCTTCACCCGGATCCAGCCGAAATAG
- the fliD gene encoding flagellar filament capping protein FliD — protein sequence MSDPMFQFTGVASQIDWGTMLDKIMAKARKPEELWKSEKDTLELKKGLYEEFSGGLKQFRTTLASLKLPSTYQQKAAEFATLEPSGKDSKSIVTATVDTSAAINQWKIKVNQTALNERRVSDRTDSVSEALNLAGTFRVYVGQQWADIEVKSSDSLRDINLNLQKALDSSSKPLAITAKIVDNRLVLESSQSGLGSTGLRSSETFTMGSSDAVYLTREASGLYPDSVTIKSGTKTYTAGTDFTYDAAQGLITWTGATKPAAGTTFEVTYTQESVTRGSGADLEDSLGTPAPHPAGITIKSGSTSYTLGKDFTYDQSAGTITWLATGSRPADGATYTVTHQHSFDNNVFTLQDITGTLVSGTLASGTGLGLGQAANHTAAQDALLEIDGLAVTRSSNEINDLIAGVKLKLVGTGTVNLDVTLDAEAAVKGIQSFVSAYNDVMDWINIRLSEESKVDKSTTSDATKNDDFYKKFGLLHGDSMLWQIKDQMRLFFATPVTGLPNAQTTKSFSSSTNSLGLSGTFTVDVAGKRGKIEVTPSDSLESLRAKLTGIKDITEGSAGTALGGELPLTVSIQNGRLVIQTTSSGTPGTTTRRESIMHNNGTNEDVLPFTPNANPPISGRFSISQGSTVFQEGVDYRIETRSDVEHGTVENRVVWLSGKSPSASAAYTVNYTYDPNMTVVTTDGTGLDSLDFHQDNSKTSLAYAGLATEKANYGKSGKLEFDTKTFMSRMTTDNDAIANLMSTAMGKLDTYLGNLVDSSQTTVGDTTAVKGRVASQIKSIENQMKAIDKRITDFEVRMTLMQQSYYSQFVAMEKNMSKLNQQLSWMTSMTAKLNGTASASS from the coding sequence ATGTCGGATCCTATGTTTCAGTTCACCGGTGTGGCCTCTCAGATCGATTGGGGCACCATGCTCGACAAGATCATGGCCAAGGCTCGCAAGCCCGAGGAACTCTGGAAGTCCGAGAAGGACACCCTGGAACTCAAGAAAGGGCTTTACGAGGAGTTTTCCGGAGGCCTTAAGCAGTTCCGGACCACCCTTGCCTCCCTGAAGCTCCCTTCCACCTACCAGCAGAAGGCGGCGGAATTCGCCACCCTGGAGCCCAGCGGAAAGGACTCCAAATCCATCGTCACCGCCACGGTGGACACCAGCGCTGCCATCAACCAGTGGAAGATCAAGGTCAACCAGACGGCCTTGAACGAGCGACGGGTTTCCGACCGCACGGACAGCGTCAGCGAGGCGCTGAACCTCGCCGGGACCTTCCGGGTCTACGTAGGCCAGCAGTGGGCGGACATCGAGGTCAAGTCCTCCGACAGCCTTCGAGACATCAATCTGAATCTGCAGAAGGCTCTGGACAGCAGCAGCAAACCCCTGGCCATCACCGCGAAGATCGTGGACAACCGGCTGGTTCTGGAAAGCTCCCAGTCCGGCCTGGGCTCCACGGGCCTGAGGAGCAGCGAGACCTTCACCATGGGCTCCTCCGACGCCGTCTACCTCACCCGCGAGGCCAGCGGCCTCTACCCAGACAGCGTGACCATCAAATCCGGCACCAAGACCTACACCGCAGGGACGGACTTCACCTACGACGCGGCCCAAGGGCTCATCACCTGGACCGGGGCCACCAAACCCGCCGCCGGAACCACCTTCGAGGTTACCTACACCCAGGAATCCGTGACCCGAGGTTCGGGAGCGGACCTGGAAGATTCTCTGGGCACCCCGGCACCGCATCCGGCGGGCATCACCATCAAGTCCGGTTCCACGTCCTACACCCTGGGGAAGGACTTCACCTACGACCAATCCGCAGGGACCATCACCTGGCTGGCCACGGGAAGCCGCCCCGCCGACGGGGCAACCTACACGGTCACCCACCAGCACAGCTTCGACAACAACGTCTTCACCCTCCAGGACATCACGGGGACCCTGGTCTCCGGCACCCTGGCCTCGGGCACCGGGCTGGGGTTGGGGCAGGCGGCGAACCACACCGCCGCCCAGGACGCCCTGCTGGAAATCGACGGGCTCGCCGTGACCCGCTCCTCCAACGAGATCAACGACCTCATCGCCGGGGTGAAACTGAAGCTCGTGGGAACGGGGACGGTGAACCTCGACGTGACCCTGGATGCCGAGGCGGCGGTCAAGGGGATCCAGTCCTTTGTGTCCGCCTACAACGACGTGATGGACTGGATCAACATCCGCCTCTCCGAAGAGAGCAAGGTGGACAAGAGCACCACCAGCGACGCCACGAAGAACGACGATTTCTACAAGAAGTTCGGCCTTCTCCATGGGGATTCCATGCTCTGGCAGATCAAGGACCAGATGCGCCTGTTCTTCGCCACCCCCGTCACGGGGCTTCCCAACGCCCAGACGACGAAGTCCTTTTCCTCCTCCACCAACTCCCTGGGCCTGTCGGGGACCTTCACGGTGGACGTGGCGGGCAAACGCGGCAAGATCGAAGTGACCCCTTCGGATTCTCTGGAGAGCCTCCGAGCAAAGCTCACGGGAATCAAGGACATCACCGAGGGAAGCGCCGGTACCGCCTTGGGAGGGGAGCTGCCCCTCACGGTGAGCATCCAGAACGGGCGGCTGGTGATCCAGACCACCTCCAGCGGCACGCCGGGCACCACCACCCGCAGGGAATCGATCATGCACAACAACGGTACCAACGAGGACGTCCTTCCCTTCACTCCCAACGCCAATCCCCCCATCTCCGGCCGCTTCAGCATCAGCCAGGGGAGCACCGTCTTCCAGGAGGGGGTGGACTACCGCATCGAAACCCGATCCGACGTGGAGCACGGCACGGTGGAGAACCGGGTGGTGTGGCTTTCCGGCAAATCCCCTTCGGCTTCCGCAGCCTACACGGTGAACTACACCTACGACCCCAACATGACCGTGGTCACCACCGACGGGACGGGACTGGACTCCCTGGACTTCCACCAGGACAACAGCAAAACGTCCCTTGCCTACGCGGGACTCGCCACGGAAAAGGCCAACTACGGGAAAAGCGGCAAGCTGGAGTTCGACACCAAGACCTTCATGAGCCGCATGACCACGGACAACGACGCCATCGCCAACCTCATGTCCACCGCCATGGGCAAGTTGGACACGTACCTGGGCAACCTGGTGGACTCCAGCCAGACCACCGTGGGCGACACCACCGCGGTGAAGGGACGGGTGGCCAGCCAGATCAAGTCCATTGAGAACCAGATGAAGGCCATCGACAAGCGCATCACCGACTTCGAGGTGCGCATGACCCTGATGCAGCAGAGCTACTACTCCCAGTTCGTCGCCATGGAAAAAAACATGTCCAAACTGAACCAGCAGCTCTCCTGGATGACCAGCATGACCGCCAAACTGAACGGGACCGCCTCCGCCTCCAGCTGA
- a CDS encoding NAD(P)-dependent malic enzyme: MTIDRIRALELHRKARGKIKIYPSMNVQNEDDLAMAYVPGSVPAALSIAEDPLLSYDYTGRGNRIAVVTDGSAVLGLGDVGPHAALPVMEGKCLLFKLFGDINAFPICLDTRDPQDVVHCVRLLAPTVGGINIEDIASPNTFTVVRALRDSLDIPVLCDDQQGTAVLVLAALVNALGLVEKKLETTRIVVMGAGAAGVATADLLLKAGARNLICLNSSGILNEANPRMDHIQTELALRTNPEGLKGGAAEALEGADVFIGLSRSRALEAEQVRRMAPRSVVFSLALPEPEISYEAAVAAGAEVVATGAGESHNSMPNLHAFPGIMRGALDVRARALTDSMLLAAAYALAGVVDKRQLSPMHIIPDPFCDEVAPRVAEAVAQKAIEEGLAAQPLPVGQVYNDTWQRLYGSNMARI, encoded by the coding sequence ATGACGATTGACCGCATTCGAGCGTTGGAACTGCATCGGAAAGCGCGCGGGAAGATCAAGATCTACCCCAGTATGAACGTGCAGAACGAAGACGACCTGGCCATGGCCTATGTTCCCGGAAGCGTCCCTGCCGCACTGTCCATCGCGGAGGATCCCCTTCTCAGCTACGACTACACGGGAAGGGGCAACCGGATTGCCGTGGTCACGGATGGGAGCGCGGTCCTGGGTCTGGGGGACGTGGGCCCTCATGCGGCTTTGCCGGTGATGGAAGGAAAGTGTCTGCTCTTCAAGCTCTTCGGGGACATCAACGCTTTCCCCATTTGTCTGGACACCCGGGATCCTCAAGATGTGGTCCATTGCGTCCGCCTTCTTGCCCCGACGGTGGGAGGCATCAACATCGAGGACATCGCAAGCCCCAACACCTTCACCGTGGTCCGGGCGCTTCGCGATTCGCTGGACATCCCGGTTCTCTGCGACGACCAGCAGGGAACGGCGGTGCTGGTCCTGGCAGCTCTCGTCAATGCCCTGGGATTGGTGGAGAAAAAGCTCGAAACAACCCGCATCGTGGTGATGGGGGCTGGGGCTGCAGGGGTAGCGACGGCGGATTTGCTCCTGAAGGCGGGGGCCAGAAATCTCATCTGCCTCAACAGCTCGGGTATCCTCAACGAGGCCAACCCCAGGATGGACCACATCCAGACGGAGCTCGCCCTGAGGACCAATCCGGAGGGTCTTAAGGGAGGTGCGGCGGAGGCTCTGGAAGGGGCGGATGTCTTCATCGGGCTTTCTCGGAGCCGTGCTTTGGAAGCGGAGCAGGTTCGACGGATGGCTCCGCGAAGCGTGGTCTTCTCCCTTGCCCTTCCGGAGCCGGAGATCTCCTACGAAGCGGCGGTGGCTGCGGGGGCCGAAGTTGTGGCTACCGGGGCGGGAGAGAGCCATAATTCCATGCCGAACCTCCACGCCTTCCCCGGCATCATGAGAGGGGCCTTGGACGTCCGGGCTCGGGCTTTGACGGATTCCATGCTCCTGGCTGCGGCCTACGCCCTCGCCGGGGTGGTGGATAAGCGACAGCTCTCTCCCATGCATATCATCCCCGATCCGTTTTGCGACGAAGTCGCCCCTCGCGTGGCGGAGGCGGTGGCGCAAAAAGCCATCGAAGAGGGGTTGGCGGCTCAGCCCTTACCGGTGGGACAGGTGTACAACGATACGTGGCAGAGACTGTACGGCAGCAACATGGCTCGTATCTGA